The Streptomyces sp. NBC_01317 genomic interval GTAGCGCTCGGGTCACCGAGCCGGCCGTGTGATGCGGACCTCTTTTCTAAGCGCTTGCTCAGCTGGGGTGGTGCGGGCGCAGGGTGCGGGGGCGTACACGTAGCGCACGCGTACGCCCGGCGTACCGGGGCGCGCGGTCGGTTTCTGTTACGCACCGGATCGCGGCCCGACTCTGGCGCGATTCGCGCGCCACCGTCCCCGGGCGGTGGCCGCCCATGATCGGTATGCGCCACTCCCTCCATACCGGTGGCGCGCGGCCGTCAGGTCTGCTGGGGGGTCGTCCCCTGGCGCGCCCTGCGGGCCCGGCGCGCCTCGGCGGGGGTCTCGGCGTCCGGGTCCGCGACGCTCGCGCCCCGGGGGGTGGTGTTGTGCGGGGCGGCCTCCTGGGAAGCGAGGTCCTGGGCAGCCGCGTCCTCGTCCTGGGAGGCCGCCTCCTGGGGGGCCACGTCCACCGGCGTGACCGGGTGCCTGCGCCGCCGGTGTTTCAGCAGGGCCCACGGCCCGCGCGCCCCCGTGACCTCCGTGCCCGCCCGGGACGCGGCGGCCGAGGCGGCCTTGGCCACCGGGAGCATGTCCTCGTCGCGCGACACGTCGAGGTGATCGGTCTCCGGCCACAGGCCCAGCACCGCGCACAGTGTCGGCAGGACGGCCATCGACGCCGTCGCGTACCCCTCGGCCGACGGGTGGTAGTTGTCAGGACCGAACAGCTCCCGGGGGTTCTCCGCGAACTCGGGCCCGAGCAGGTCGCCCAGCGAGACCGTACGGGCCCCCTGCTGGACCGCCACGATCGTCTGCGCCGCCGCCAGTTGCCGGCTCACCCGGCGGGCCAGATAGCGCAGCGGCTGGTACACCGGCTCGATCGTGCCGAGGTCGGGACAGGTCCCCACGACCACCTCGGCGCCCGCCGTCCGCAGCCGCCGTACCGCCGCCGACAGGTACCGCACCGAGCGGGTCGCCGACATCCGGTGGGTGACGTCGTTGGCACCGATCATGATCACGCAGACCTCCGGCGGCTCCGCGCCGGACAGCAGGAGCGTCACCTGCCGGTCCAGGTCGTCGGAGCGCGCCCCCGGCAGCGCCACGTTCCGCAGGTCCACCGGCCGCTCCGCGACCGCCGCCAGCCCCGAGGCCAGCAGCGCCCCCGGGGTCTGCCCCGCCCGGCGCACGCCCTGCCCCGCCGCCGTCGAATCGCCCAGCATGCCCATCCGCAGCGGATCGGTGTGCCCGAAGGCCAGTCCGTACCACCCGTTGCCGCTCGGCGGTACGGGTGCGATCCCGCCGCCCACCGACCGCTTCGCCAGCTGCGCCTCCGCCAGCAGGATCCCCACGCCGGCCGCGCCGATCAGGCCGATGCTCCCGCCCCCGTAGGCCGCGCCCGCCGCGATCCGCCGTGCCACCCTCGCCCTCGACACAGTCCGAGCCACCTCCTCCTCGCCGCACGCCGTACGCCGCGCGCCCTACGCGTGAGTACGTACACCAGCTAACTGCCCCGTAAGGCCCGTCGCCCAATCTCGCGCGTCTCCGCATACGCTGGCCGGACCATCACGGAGACCCCGGAGACATACGGTGCAATTCCACGACTCGATGATCAGTCTGGTTGGCAATACCCCGCTGTTGAAACTGAACAGCGTGACCACGGGCATTCGGGCGACAGTCCTTGCCAAGGTCGAATACTTCAACCCGGGCGGTTCGGTGAAGGACCGGATCGCCCTGCGCATGATCGAGGCGGCGGAGCAGAGCGGAGAGCTCCAGCCGGGCGGCACGATCGTCGAACCGACCAGCGGCAACACCGGCGTCGGACTCGCGATCGTGGCCCAGCAGAAGGGCTACAAGTGCGTCTTCGTGTGCCCTGACAAGGTGTCCACGGACAAGATCAACGTCATGCGCGCGTACGGCGCCGAGGTCGTCGTCTGCCCGACGGCGGTCGACCCCAGCCACCCGGAGTCGTACTACAACGTCTCCGACCGGCTGGTCGCGGAGACGCCGGGCGCCTGGAAGCCGGACCAGTACAGCAACCCGAACAACCCCCGCTCGCACTACGAGACCACCGGTCCGGAGCTGTGGGAGCAGACAGAGGGGAAAATCACCCATTTTGTGGCCGGTGTGGGCACCGGCGGCACCATCTCGGGCACCGGCCG includes:
- a CDS encoding SGNH/GDSL hydrolase family protein, yielding MARRIAAGAAYGGGSIGLIGAAGVGILLAEAQLAKRSVGGGIAPVPPSGNGWYGLAFGHTDPLRMGMLGDSTAAGQGVRRAGQTPGALLASGLAAVAERPVDLRNVALPGARSDDLDRQVTLLLSGAEPPEVCVIMIGANDVTHRMSATRSVRYLSAAVRRLRTAGAEVVVGTCPDLGTIEPVYQPLRYLARRVSRQLAAAQTIVAVQQGARTVSLGDLLGPEFAENPRELFGPDNYHPSAEGYATASMAVLPTLCAVLGLWPETDHLDVSRDEDMLPVAKAASAAASRAGTEVTGARGPWALLKHRRRRHPVTPVDVAPQEAASQDEDAAAQDLASQEAAPHNTTPRGASVADPDAETPAEARRARRARQGTTPQQT